One stretch of Diorhabda carinulata isolate Delta chromosome 5, icDioCari1.1, whole genome shotgun sequence DNA includes these proteins:
- the LOC130894521 gene encoding odorant receptor 22c-like — protein MKKIDKSVPFSATKAILSFFLVYHGKQSILRLFLLGTLKLSILIVVPIATFVHLIVVKKKELDVPIAENVSIGISISAMTILSTLVPFYSKEWTNVFEKLSDFKTFKKPSKLGKTIKLYNTLSIASSAYCGGGAVFYTIACYFESKKCLDIDKENYAIFVVQFIMIFVTCVCGGAVNYLICEVALYASLQISSLKTRFLEIIHIKAQEEQDTKLNMWIQDHQSMIIILEEAKRLTKICVGAGSLSFALVCASVANQIMNRNKPVGSVLHLVGWIASLFMHCHAGQIIMSDSESMAEAVYNSKWYKINLTTRKSILIILKRCQKPLTLDALPQGSLNYPLFMMIAKSSYSLLTFLSNT, from the exons atgaagaaaattgataaaagcgTACCGTTTTCCGCAACAAAAGcgattttatctttctttttagTCTACCAtggaaaacaatcaattttaagattatttttactGGGTACTTTGAAATTATCTATACTCATTGTTGTACCCATCGCCACTTTTGTTCATCTAATTGTGGTCAAGAAaa AAGAATTAGACGTACCAATTGCTGAGAATGTTTCAATAGGAATAAGCATATCAGCAATGACTATACTGAGCACTTTAGTACCTTTCTATTCGAAAGAATGGACCAACGTTTTCGAGAAACTTTCAGATTTCAAAACGTTCAAAAAACCAtcaaaacttggaaaaactatCAAACTTTATAATACATTATCGATAGCATCATCCGCTTATTGTGGCGGGGGAGCAGTTTTTTACACCATCGCTTGTTATTTCGAatctaaaaaatgtttagatattGATAAAGAAA ATTACGCCATCTTTGTTGTTCAGTTTATAATGATATTCGTCACTTGTGTATGCG GCGGCGCTGTGAATTACCTTATTTGCGAAGTTGCGTTGTACGCATCTTTGCAGATTAGTTCATTGAAAACCAGGTTTCTGGAAATTATCCACATTAAAGCCCAAGAAGAACAAGATACTAAATTGAACATGTGGATACAAGATCACCAATCAATGATAAT AATTCTAGAAGAAGCAAAAAGATTAACAAAGATTTGTGTAGGCGCTGGATCTTTATCGTTTGCTTTGGTATGTGCTTCTGTTGCAAATCAAATCATGAACAGG AATAAACCAGTAGGATCGGTTTTACACTTGGTGGGATGGATAGCGTCTTTATTCATGCATTGCCATGCTGGACAAATAATTATGTCTGAT AGCGAATCCATGGCAGAAGCCGTATATAATTCCAAATGGTATAAAATTAATCTAACAACAAGAAAAAGCATCTTGATAATACTGAAGAGATGTCAAAAACCGTTAACTTTGGATGCTCTTCCACAAGGAAGTTTAAATTATCCACTGTTTATGATG attgcGAAATCTTCATACTCGTTATTAACATTCCTTAGCAATACATAG